The Pseudodesulfovibrio cashew genomic sequence GTTGCAGGACGGTTCCCTGACCGCCAGCCAGTGCGAAGCCGTGCTGGAGCAGGTCCGAGAGGGACGCTACTCGGAGAAGACCCGTGACGAAGCCTCTGCCTACGTGGAAAAGGCCAAGGCGTGTCTGGACGGATTCCCTCCGGGCGAGGAACTGACCGTCCTCAAGCAGGCCGCGGATTTCGTACTGACCAGAACCAAGTAATTTCAGGCCGGGCCCGCTGGGGCCCGGCCTTTCGCATTTGATATAGAGAGGAGAAACCGACATGCTGTGCCGTGTTATCGTGGGTTTGAAGGAAAACGTTCGTGACGTCGTGGGCGAAAAGGTCGCCCGCAAGATCAAGAGCGAGCTGGGCATGGACGTGCGCGGCGTGCGCATCGTCAACGTCTTCACCCTGGAAGGGCTGGAACAGGAGCAGGTGGACCTCGCCCTCGAGCGGGCGGCCCTGCACGATCCCGTGCTGCACGAGGCCTCTCTCGCCCCCCTGGCCCGCGACTTCGACTGGATTCTCGAGGTCGGCTTCCGCCCCGGCGTGACCGACAACGAAGGCCGGACCGCCAAGGAAACCCTGGGCGTGGTTCTCGGGCTCTCCAAGGAGGCCCTGGAAACGGTCAAGGTCTACACCTCCAAGCAGTACCTCGTTACCGCGGACATGGACGAGGACGGCATCCGTCACGTGGCCAAGGACCTGCTCGCCAACGAACTGATCCAGCGCTACGAGTACAAGTCCTCCGCCGTCTGGGCCGATGAGCCCGGCTTCGAGGCAAAGGCCGCCCGGGTCACCGGCCAGGCGTCCGACGAGGTTGCGATCATCCCGCTCTCTACCATGAGCGACGATGAGCTGATGGATTTCTCCCGGGCCAACACCCTGGCCCTGTCTCTGCGCGAGTTGCATGACATCCGCGCCTACTATGCGGACCCTGCGGTGCGGGCCGAGCGCGAGGCCATGAGCCTGGCCGCCGATCCCACCGACGCCGAGATAGAGGTCCTGGCCCAGACCTGGTCCGAGCACTGCAAACACAAGATTTTTTCCGCCAGGATCAACTACGAGAACAGGGAGACCGGCAAGACCTCCGAGTTCTCCAGCCTGTACAAGACGTTCATTCAGGGCTCCACCAAGCAGATCCGCGAGCGCAACGCGGCCACCCGCGAGGGCGGCGACTACTGCCTCTCTGTCTTTAAGGACAACGCGGGCGTCATCTCCTTTTCCGACAAGATCAACGTCTGCGTGAAGATGGAGACCCACAACTCCCCGTCCGCCCTGGACCCGTACGGCGGAGCGCTGACCGGCATCGTGGGCGTCAACCGCGACCCCATGGGCACGGGCATCGGCGCCAACCTGCTCTGCAACACCGACGTGTTCTGCTTCGCCTCTCCCTTCCATGAGGGCGAGCTGCCGCCCCGGCTGCTGCATCCCAGGCGTGTGTTCGAGGGTGTACGCGAGGGCGTGGAGCACGGCGGCAACAAGTCCGGCATTCCCACGGTCAACGGCTCCATCGTCTTCGACGAGCGCTACCTGGGCAAACCCCTGGTCTACTGCGGCACCATCGGCACCATGCCGGTGGAGGTGGCGGGACGTCCTTCCCATGAGAAATGCGCCATGCCCGGCGACTGCATCGTCATGTCCGGCGGCCGCATCGGCGCGGACGGCATCCACGGCGCGACCTTCTCGTCCGAGGAACTGCACGAGGGCTCACCGGCCACTGCGGTTCAGATCGGCGACCCCATCACCCAGCGCAAGATGTACGATTTTCTGATGCGCGCCCGTGATCTCGGCCTGTACAACGCCATCACCGACAACGGCGCGGGCGGGCTCTCCTCGTCCGTGGGCGAGATGGCCGAGGACTCCGGCGGCTTCGAGATGGATCTGGCCAAGGCCCCGCTGAAGTACGACGGGCTCCGCCCCTGGGAGATTCTTATCTCCGAAGCCCAGGAGCGCATGACCATGGCCGTGCCGCCCGAGAAGCTGGACCGGTTCATGGCCCTGTCCGCCGAGATGGACGTGGAGTCCACCGTGCTCGGCAGCTTCAACGAGTCCGGCAAGTATCTGGTCAAGTACAACGACAAGATCGTCACCTGCCTGGACATGGAATTCCTGCACAACGGCGTGCCGCAGATGTCCCTGGACGCCGTCTGGGAGCGTCCGGCCATCAAGGACGAGCCCGTGCCCGAACCCGCCGACCAGGGCGGAGTGCTCAAGGCCATGCTCGGCAGGCTGAACATCTGCTCCAAGGAGTACGTGGTGCGCCAGTACGACCATGAGGTCCAGGGCCGCAGCGCGGTCAAGCCCATGGTCGGCGTCAAGGCCGACGGCCCGTCCGACGCTGGCGTGGTCCGGCCCGAGCTGGACAGTGACCAGGGACTGGTCATCTCCCACGGCATCTGCCCGCAGTTCTCCGACCTCGACACCTACTGGATGATGGCCAACGCCATCGACGAGGGCATCCGCAACGCCGTCGCCGTGGGCGCGGACGTCAGCTACATGGCGGGCTGCGACAACTTCTGCTGGTGCGACCCGGTCCAGTCCGAGTCCACCCCCGACGGCCACTACAAGCTGGCCCAGCTGGTGCGCGCCAACCAGGCACTGGCCCACTACTGCCTCGGCTTCGGTGTCCCGTGCGTTTCCGGCAAGGACTCCATGAAGAACGACTACAAGGGCGGCGGCCAGAAAATCTCCATTCCGCCCACCGTGCTCTTCTCGGTCATCGGCGTCATCCCGGACGTGAACAAGTGCCTGACCTCCGATTTCAAGCGGGAAGGCGACCGCATCTACATGCTCGGCCTGACCCGGCCCGAGTTCGGCGGCAGCGAGATCGGCGCGGAGCTGGGCTTCTCCAGTTCCCGTGTCCCGCAGGTGGATCTGATCTCGGCCAAGAAACGCTATGAGACCATGTTCGCGGCCACCCAGGCCGGGCTGGTCAACGCGGCTCATGACTGCTCCGACGGCGGTTTTGCCGTGGCCCTGGCCGAGATGTGCGTCGGCGGCCGCCTGGGCGCTGACGTGGACCTCGCGAAGCTGCCTGTGAACGGCGACCTGAACGTCACCGGCAAGCTCTACGCCGAGTCCGCCAGTCGGCTGCTTGTCTCCGTGCCGGAGGACAAGGCCGAGGCTTTCGAAGCCGCCTTTGCCGGGCAGACCTTCGCTTGCGTGGGCACGGTCTCTGACTCCGGCAAGCTGGCTGTCGCCAACGGCGGAGCTCCGGTGCTGGAAGAAGGCGTCGAGGCCCTGGCCACCGCCTTCAAGGAGACGCTCAACTGGTAAGATAGACACCCCCCGGTTTTATGATATCAACTGCTTTACCTTGCTGGAAAAACCTCCTATAGACATGACAGGGTAAGGTTAGAATCCTATTTGCTCTGTTGGTTGAGCAAGGCTTTTGGTACGGGGGGTATACATTGTTTGAAACAGTCTGGTTCAAAGGCTGCCCGATATGCATCGTGGCGGCCTTTTTTTTGGTCTTCGGCATGGCCTTGGCTGCTCATGCCGAGGAGAGTCGGTACGTCGGTTCCGATGCATGTGCCGAATGTCATGAGCAGGAGTACAAGAACTACAAGCAGTATTCGAAAAAGGCGCATTCCGGCCGTTCCGTCAAGCATATGGCGGGCGATCTGACACCGGAAGAGCTGAAGGAATGCTTCGAATGTCATGTGACCGGGTACGGCAAGCCTGGCGGTTTCGTCAGCTTCGAGGAGACGCCTGAGCTCGCTGACGCCGGCTGCGAGAGTTGTCATGGCCCCGGCTACGCCCATGTGGAGTCCGGCGGCGACAGCGATTTGATAAAGGGTAAGCTGGTCCTGGAAGACTGCTCGCATTGCCACAATGCCGAGCGGGTCGAGGCGTTTGACTTCAAGCCGCTGATTTTCGGCGGCGCGCACTAGGGGAGATTCATGAAATTCATCAATCAATCCCTTGGCGTCAAAGTCATACTCCTGTCCTCGCTGATGACCATTCTGGCATTCACGGGGCTCTTCATCTACAATTCCTATTCCACTTACGATCATTACCTTTCGGAGGTAAAGCAGGCCGCTTCCAGGGAGGCCGACCTGCTGTATATCGCCATTGAGGACCCCATGTCGGTGGGGGACAACGACGGCACCATCATCAAGTTTCTCCAGTTGGCCGAGCGGTATCCCGACACGCGGGCCTATCTGACCGACTGGAAGGGTGAGGTCACCTATTCAACCGATGACGAGGCCACTCGAAAGTCCATTTACGACCTGCGCAAGGAAGACGGCATCTCCGGGATGGTCAAGCAGGGACTGGATGAGGCCATCGGGGATGGGACTTTGCTGGAAATCGACGGCAAGCTCCAGTTCCTGGAGGTCAAGCCCATCCCCAACAACCCGTTTTGCTACCACTGTCACGGCAGGAGTCGCAAAATCCTGGGCACCATGGTCATGACCGTGGATGTGAGTAAGCAGTTCGCCGCCCTCAAGCAGAGCCAGATCCGCTCAGCGGGAATTTCCGTCGTCGGGGTAGTGGCCCTGCTGTCGGTCCTCATCCTGTTCATGCGCAAGTCCGTGGTCAACCGGATCACGGATATCGCCGCCACCACCGAAGAGGTCTCCAAAGGGAACCTGGACGCGCGCTTCACTGTCAAGGGACAGGACGAGATCGCGTCCCTGGCCCAGTACCTCGGCGAGATGGTCGCGCAGATCAAGGATCAGCTCCAATACAACAAGTCGGTGCTTGAAGGCATCGTGGTGCCCCTGTTCGTTACCGACGGAGAGGAGCGTCTCCAGTACGTCAACCCGCCTCTGCGGGAGATTCTCGGCATGTCCGAGCAGGAGGCCATGGGCAGAATCGTCTCCGAGGTCTTCGTCTGTGGAGAAGGGGACGACAGCTGCGACGCGGCACAGGTCATATCACGGGGAACGGCCCTGTCCGGCCATTTCCACTATGTCCGTTCCGACGGCGTGTCCTTTCCGCTTCATTTCGAGGCATCGCCTCTGCTTGACGCGGAGGGCACCGCAGTCGGAGCCATCTGCGTATTGATCGACCTCACCCGCGAGGAGGAGGATCGAAAGAATATCGAGGCCCAGCGCCAGAATCTGCTCGTGGTGGCCAATGAGGTCACGGACGTCGCCAATCGCCTCAACGAGGCGTCCGACATCCTGTCCGAGCAGATGAGCGCCTTGGCCAATGGTGTGGATACTTCCGCGGCACAGACCGGTCAGGTGGCCACGGCCATGGAGGAGATGAACGCCACGGTGCTCGAGGTCGCCAGGAACGCGTCCGAGACATCCGAGGCATCCACTCGGGCCAACAAGGTCGCAGCCGAAGGCGGCGTGGTAGTCAGTAATACTGTCAGTGAGATCAACGCTGTGGCCGAGATCACCGAGACCCTGGCCGATGCGCTCGGCTCCCTCTCGGATCGAGCCGAGAATATCGGCAAGGTCATGGCGGTCATCAACGATATTGCGGACCAGACCAATCTGCTCGCCCTGAACGCGGCCATCGAGGCCGCCCGGGCAGGAGAGGCCGGGCGAGGGTTCGCCGTGGTGGCCGACGAGGTGCGCAAGCTGGCAGAAAAGACCATGGTCGCCACCAAGGAAGTGGAAGGGGCCATCTCCCTTATCCAGCAGTCCACAGGCGATGTGGTACGCGAGATGGATACGGCCCGGGAGCGCGTGCTCAACACTTCCGGCATGGCCAAGGAGGCCGGTTCGGTGCTCGACGAGATAGTGACCCATTCCAACGTCATGGCCGACATGGTCCGGGGCATCGCAACGGCGGCGGAGCAGCAGTCCTCCACCTCGGATGAGATCAATACGTCGGTTACGCAGATCAATAGCCTCTCCCAGGAGGTGCTCTCGGGCATCCGCGAGTCCAATCGGGGGATTCAGGAAGTCTCGGAGATGGCGTCCAACCTCAGCGAGTTGGTAGCCAAATTCCGTGAGTAGCGGATGATCAAATCGGTATGAAAACATGGCGGTCCGGCTTTGCGCCGGGCCGCTTTTCCACAATTCCCCTATGCTCCTTCCATGAAAAAATCGGGGATTGCCCATGGTTTCAGGCAGTAGGAGCTGATTTTCCTACTGCCCACAAAGGGTATTTGCGCCGAATGGAATTCTGGGGTAGGTGAGAAAATCTTTTGACGAGATTCATGCTCTTGACACGCATACTATAATACAATAGTAATTATTTCTACAAAGCGAATGGAGGTGGCCTATGGCTTCCGATGAAGGATTCCGACTTTCCAAACAGCGGAAAGTGATTTTGGAAGAATTGAGAAAGGTTAAGACGCACCCCACTGCCGACGAGGTGTATGACATGGTGCGCAAGATCATACCCCGCATCAGTCTTGGGACTGTGTATCGCAACCTTGAATTTCTGAGTAACCGGGGCTTGGTTCTCAAACTCGGTGCGCCTGGCGCACAGAAGCGGTTTGACGGGACTCCCGAGCCGCATCCGCACATCCGGTGTGCCGTATGCACCCGTGTGGTCGATGTGGAGTGCAATATTTCCATCCCGGACATTCCGGAGGAGTGTACTTCCGGGTACAAGATCCTCAGCACCAATGTGGAGTTCGTGGGTGTGTGTCCCCAGTGCCAGGAGTCGCAGCAGTAAATCTGCCTAGACGCAATCGAACAAGCGAAAACGGCGGGGCCGGCAGCGAAAGCTGTCCGGCCCCGCCGTTTTGTTTTGGTGATTGCGATACCGGCAGTGATCGCCGATTGACTTCTCTGCGTATCGGCCGGGACTCGATCTATTTATGACGCAGTCTTGGCGAACCTTTCATCATGCAGGCTGCCACTGTGCTGCCTGATGACATGGTTTTGCCGAGCCTGGCTATAGTTGCTGCAGCCGTCAGAACACCGTTTACCTCTCTTTTTTGAACCTTCAATGTGGAGGTGTGTCATTTTCGGGTTTTTCATCGGTTATGGGCGTCAGGTATGTAATTTCCTTTTTTTTCTTTTCGCGCACTTGACAAGCCCTGATTTCACAATTAGTAATAGTTCTCAAGTTGGAAGTAAAACTTTCTTTTTATTTGAATAGTCATTGGTTATTTCTACTATTGATAATGCCATTATCAAGACAATTTCCCGCTGGGGATGGATTTTCGTCCACGATGTGTTAGATAAGAGCTTAGCGTAGAAATCGGATAACCCAATTAAGATATGTCTCAGGAGGAATGATGTCGCTCAAAGGAACCCAGACCGAAAAAAATATCATGATCGCCTTTGCCGGTGAATCTCAGGCCCGTAACCGCTACACCTACTTCGCCAGCGCGGCCAAGAAGGAAGGTTACGTACAGATTTCCAAAATTTTCGAAGAGACCGCAGGTCATGAAAAGGAACATGCCAAGCGGCTGTTCAAATTCCTCGAGGGCGGCGACGCCGAGGTCATGGCCTCCTATCCTGCGGGCGTGATCGGCACGACCCTCGAGAACCTCAAGGCCGCGGCTGCGGGTGAAAACGAGGAGTACAGCCACATGTACCCCGAGTTCGCCAAGATCGCCCGCGAGGAGGGCTTCCCCGAGATCGCCGCCGTCATGGAGAATATCGCCGTGGCCGAGAAGTACCACGAGGAGCGTTACCTCTCCCTGGCCAAGAACATCACGGACGACAGGGTGTTCGTCAAGGATGCGGAAATCGTCTGGCGCTGCCAGAACTGCGGCTTCAATCACAAGGGCACCACAGCCCCTGTGAAGTGCCCGGCCTGCGATCATCCCCAGGCCCATTTCGAGATCAAAGACACCAACTGGTAAACAACAAACTTTTAAGGAGTTTTATCAATGGCTATCAAACTGGGCGAAGTGTACAAGTGTGAAGTGTGCGGCAACATGGTCATCGCCATCCACGAAGGCGGCGGCGACCTGGTCTGCTGCGGCCAGGACATGACCCTGCTGGTCGAGAACACCGTTGACGCAGCCAAGGAAAAACACGTTCCCGTGGTGGAAAAGGACGGCGACACTCTCAAGGTCAAGGTCGGTTCCGTGCCCCATCCCATGGAAGAGAAGCACTACATCGAATGGATCGAGTGCATGGTCGGCGATGTCTGCCTGACCAAGATGCTCAAGCCTGGCGATGCCCCCGAGGCAGAGTTCTGCATCCGCGGCCTGTCCGGCGATATCCAGGTCCGCGAATACTGCAACCTGCACGGACTCTGGAAGGCCTAGCCTCATTGTGAAGAAAATCGGCGGGGGCGGGCGCTGGCCCGTCCTCGTTTTTTTTGAAAGAATTTCATGAGCTGACCGGAATGCCCGGAAGGCCAAGGAGGTTTCATGGCCCGCCCCGAAGACATGTACCAATGCCAGACGGTCAATTGCGGCTACATCTACAATCCCGACAAGGGCGATCGCAAGGGCAAGATCAAGAAGGGCGTGTTGTTCCAGGACCTGCCTGACGATTGGCGCTGCCCCATCTGCGGCGGCACCAAGAAATGTTTCCGCCCCCTCGCGGGCGAAGGTTCCACCAAGTCCGATTGTGAACTTCCGGTGGAAACGGATGCGGACAAGTTGACAGCGGCAGCCTCTGCTGCAAAAGTTACCGACCAAAAGGAGAGAGACCCCATGCAGAAATACGTTTGCGACATTTGCGGCTATGTTTACGACCCCGAAGTGGGTGATCCCGACAACGACATCGCTCCCGGCACCAGCTTTGACGATCTGCCGGACGATTGGACCTGTCCCATCTGTGGCGCTGACAAGGACAGCTTCTCCCCTGAAGCCTAAGCGCCCCAACGTTGACTGAGTGGACCGGCCCATTGCCGGTCGAGGCCGGGGAGAGATCCCCCGTTGGATATCGTTTCCATCGGACGTCCGCAGTGCGGTCCGAGAACAAGGATTGAAACGGAGGCGTGGCCGAAATGACCGCGCCTTTTTTTGAAATGGCGGTTGATTAGCCGTCCAATGTGGAGAATAGAATGAAACCCGTCGAGATTAAGAAAGATGTCTTTTGGATTGGCGCCGTTGATTGGAATCGGCGCAATTTCCACGGCTATTCCCTGTCGCATAAGGGAACCACCTACAACAACTTTTTGATCAAGGATGAGAAAGTCACCCTGATCGACACCGTGTCCGAAGAGTTCTGGGGCACCCTCCAGTGCAACATCGCCCAGGTCCTGGGCAAGGACGCCAAGATCGACTACTTCGTCATCAACCACCTGGAGCCCGATCATGCGGGTTGCCTGGCAAAGGCCGTTGAGAAATACCAGCCCGAGAAGATCTACACCTCTCCCATGGGCCAGAAGGCCATGATGGCTCACTTCCACTATGAGAACTGGCCGGTCGAGGTCGTGCCCACCGGCACCGAGATCTCCCTCGGCGCCCGCACCCTTCACTTCATTGAAGCGCGCATGCTGCACTGGCCCGACTCCATGCTGACCTACTGCCCCGAGGACAAGATCCTCTACACCAACGACGCTTTCGGCCAGAACTGGGCCACCAGCGAGCGTTTCGCCGACGAGGTGGACCGCTATCCCCTGGAACAGCGCATGCAGGAGTACTACGCCAACATCGTGCTTCCCTACTCCCCTGTGGTCGAGAAACTGCTCTGCTCCCTGGGCGACATGGGCCTGGATATCGACATGATCTGCCCGGACCACGGCCTGCTCTTCCGCGGAAAGGAAGACTGCCAGTGGGTCGTCGACAAATACTGCGAGTACGCCGCACAGAAGCCCAAGAACAAGGCTGTCATCTTCTATGACACCATGTGGCACTCCACCGAGAAAATGGCCGAGGCCGTGGCTACCGGCCTGGCGGACGAGGGCGTCTCCGTGCGCATCATGTCCCTGAAGGCCAACCACCACTCCGACGTCATGTCCGAAGTGGTTGACGCGGCCGCCGTGATCGCGGGTTCGCCCACGCACAACAACGGCATCCTGCCGCTGGTCTCCAACATGCTCACCTACATGAAGGGCCTCCGTCCGCAGAACAAGATCGGCTCTGCCATCGGTTCCTTCGGCTGGTCCGGCGAGTGCGTCAAGATCCTTTCCACGGCTCTGTCCGACATGGGCATGGAGATGATCGACCCAGTCAAGGTCAAGCACGTTCCCACCCATGACACCATGCAGCAGTGCTACGAGCAGGGCAAGGCCATCGCCGCCGCCATCAAGGCGAAGATCGGCTAGTCCCGAGTCGTCAGTCCGAATTCGGCCCGGTCCCTTTCTGGGGGCCGGGCCTTTTTTTATGCTGGAGATTCCGGTTCCGCCCGGCCTGAACTGGGGTGCGGCCCTGTCGGGAAGGGCGTCATATGTCAATGCTCCCTGGTATGGGGCAAAGGCTCCCATCATTGTCAGCTGTGCGGCAAAGTGGTAATGAATTCTACATGAAACAGCCTTTGGAGATAGGGATGTCAAGTGTCACGGTGCTTCGAAAGAGGAGCCTGCGTTGGTTGAGTGGCCGAAGACGGCCCATGCCCGGTCGCGGTAGTCTCTTCTACTGGGCGGCCTGCATGGTGATCCTGCTCTGGACTATTCTTGCCTCCCCGGGCCTTGCCGCGTCGGCAGCCGCCCCGGCCAATCCTCAGGCTGAGCCAACCATGGTCTTCACTTCCTTCCCCTGCCAGGGGATGGGGGTCCTGTTTGAGCGGATTCTACGCGAAGCCTACGGTGAGCTGGGGTATTCAGTCGTGATACGGCGGGTGCCCGCAGAGCGCGCCCTGGTCATGGCCAATGCAGGGCTGGTGGACGGCGAGGCCGCCCGCGTTCCCGTCATTGAGCTGCGGAATCCCGATCTGATCAAGGTCCCCACGCCTCTTTACGTCAACCGGGTGGCTGCATTCACTCGCGGAAAGGATATCGACCTCGAAGCCGGGTGGGACTCACTGCGTCAGTACCGCATCGGCTGCCTGCTCGGATACAAGTATATCAACAAGCAGACCCAGGGTATGGAACGTGTTATGGTTCCTTCGTATGAGCAGTTGTTCGCCCTTCTCAGGAAGGGGCGGGTGGATATCGTGGTGGCGGAGTATCTGGACGCCATGTCGAATATCCTGAAGGAGGACGATTTTCAGGTCCTTCAGCCATTCCTGGCCGAGAATCCCATGTATCACTATCTGAACAAGAAGAATGCGGCCCTTGTGCCCAAAGTCGACGCCGTGCTACGCCGTATGCTTGCGGACGGTCGGATGGATGCCATCCTCAGGGATGTTGAGGTATCGTTGGGCTGCCCCGATCTCGACTGTCCCGTCAATCACTGAGGATTTCCTTGACCCGGCCGACCTGGCCGTCCTCCAGACGGACCTTGATGCCGTGGGGATGGGTCGGCGACTTGGTCAGCAGGCGCGCGATCACCCCTTCTGTCAGTCTGCCGGTTCGCTGGTCCTTTTTCAGGACTATGTTCACCCGCATGCCGGGCTTGAGGTTCTTTCTGATCGTCCCTTCCATGGGATGCTCCTCGGGCCATGGGCGCAACACAAGACCGGGGTGTCGGCCCCGCCTTTCCCCATGGGGGCTTGCTTAGCGCCAGGCGCCTTTCTTGTAGCTGAAGATGTGCCGGTTCGGGATGATGGCCACAGGGATGAACTCGGCCTTACGGCAGGCCGCCGGGCTATCGGCAATGGCCTCGAACACCTTCTCCTTGTAGGAGAGGACCGCCACGTAGGGGATGGTCTTGGACTTGGAGCGGCGCACCTTGCAGATGAGCGAGTTGCGGTCGATGGCGTGGTACCGCGCGCGGTAAGTGCCGTCGGGCAACTGGACGATCTGCATCCGGCTCTTGGAGAGGCGGTGGTTGCGATTAAGGGCCGAGACCTTGGTTTTGGCGAAGTTGGTGAAGTCGGCGTGTTTGCTGGCCAGGTCCTCGTCAAGGTAGACGGGCAGGTTCTTGGCGGAGACCGGCGTGTTCGCGTTGCCGGGCGCTGCCACGGCCACGTCAACGGCCTTTTGCTCAGGTTCCTGCGCCAAGGCGTCGGAAACGAAAAAAGGCCCGCTCAGGAGCGCGGCAAAAACGACAAAGATGACAAAATGTTTCATTGGACGGGTTCCTCTGACCAGAGCAGTCGGCTGGGCGGCAGTGCCGCCCAGCCGTTTTTTTTATAGCGCTACTTGGTCAGGATTTCAACCCTGCGGTTCAGCTTGCGGCCTTCCTTGGTGGCGTTGTCGTACTTGGGGCTCAACTCGCCGTAACCCTTGGCATTCAAGCGATCGGCGGAGATGCCGTTCTTGACGAGCCAGGTCTTGACGGAGTTGGCGCGGCGTTCGGACAGGCCCTGGTTGTAGGCCTCGGGACCGGTGGAGTCGGTGTGACCGGCGACCTCGAAGGTGGCCTTGGCGTCTTCGTCCAGAATGGCCTTGGCTTCCTCGAGCACGGGGATCATCTCATCGGTGATGGCGTACTTGTCAAAGCCGAAGTGCAGGCTGAAGGTGATGGTTTCCTTGGCCATGGGAACGACCGGGGCCGGAGCCGGAGCCGGGGCGTCCGCCACTTCTTCGTAGAACACGTCCTTGGCGTACTGATCCATGGCGCCGGCGGCCATCAGGGAGGCGTAGTCGGCGGGCACGGTGCAGGAGGACAGGGCGCGGATTTCGTCGATGATCATCTGGCCGCGCGGGGTGTCCGCGTAGCTGACCACGTGAATGCAGAGCTTGTCGCCGTACTTGGAGTACAGGGCCTGGGCCTGGGCGATGGGATCGGCGCCGAGGTTGGAATTACCGTCGGTGAAGATGATCAGCGCGGTCTTGCCGGAGAGGCCGGCGATGACCGGGTCGAGGTCCATCAGGCCGTTACCCAGGGTGGTGCGGCGGTTGAAGATGGCGAATTCGGTGCCGACGGAGTCGATGCCGGAGGCCATGGCGGCCTTGTTGTAGGCGCCGGGCTGAACCTTTGCCTCAAAGGGGGCGAACAGGAACATGCCCGAGGTGTAGTCCAGGTCGGGAATGGCCTTGTTCATGGATTGAAGGGTTTCGACGGCCAGGTCGATTTTCTTTTTGCCAAGGCTCTTATGGTGCATGGCCATGGAACCGGACTGGTCGAGGAAGAGGATGAAATTGTCCGCCTTTTTGATCATT encodes the following:
- a CDS encoding substrate-binding periplasmic protein: MPGRGSLFYWAACMVILLWTILASPGLAASAAAPANPQAEPTMVFTSFPCQGMGVLFERILREAYGELGYSVVIRRVPAERALVMANAGLVDGEAARVPVIELRNPDLIKVPTPLYVNRVAAFTRGKDIDLEAGWDSLRQYRIGCLLGYKYINKQTQGMERVMVPSYEQLFALLRKGRVDIVVAEYLDAMSNILKEDDFQVLQPFLAENPMYHYLNKKNAALVPKVDAVLRRMLADGRMDAILRDVEVSLGCPDLDCPVNH
- a CDS encoding YwbE family protein; protein product: MEGTIRKNLKPGMRVNIVLKKDQRTGRLTEGVIARLLTKSPTHPHGIKVRLEDGQVGRVKEILSD
- a CDS encoding OmpA family protein, which encodes MEQSRKLLLLTLLAVLTLTFSLAAPASAKMIKKADNFILFLDQSGSMAMHHKSLGKKKIDLAVETLQSMNKAIPDLDYTSGMFLFAPFEAKVQPGAYNKAAMASGIDSVGTEFAIFNRRTTLGNGLMDLDPVIAGLSGKTALIIFTDGNSNLGADPIAQAQALYSKYGDKLCIHVVSYADTPRGQMIIDEIRALSSCTVPADYASLMAAGAMDQYAKDVFYEEVADAPAPAPAPVVPMAKETITFSLHFGFDKYAITDEMIPVLEEAKAILDEDAKATFEVAGHTDSTGPEAYNQGLSERRANSVKTWLVKNGISADRLNAKGYGELSPKYDNATKEGRKLNRRVEILTK